Proteins found in one Pyrus communis chromosome 15, drPyrComm1.1, whole genome shotgun sequence genomic segment:
- the LOC137717241 gene encoding lysine histidine transporter-like 5 isoform X1, with protein MTNPHHSRSAQAGSSPEFINPLGSSPENTTNATGAGAETRSAQEQFDINNWLPITAKRNAKWWYSAFHNVTAVVGAGILGLPYALSGLGWGPGIAAIILSWVITFYSFWQLIRLHEIVPGQRFDRYPELGQHCFGPKLGYWIIMPQQVTVQVASSIVYTVTGGKSLKKFFELVIPSIGDIKQTYFILFFTILQLGISQSPNFNSLKGISLLAAFMSFGYAMIAFVTSTIMGVDHHEHVDHSFRSHSTPGRVFDMLSGFGTIAFAFAGHSVALEIQATIPSTPEKPSRIAMWRGVVVAYSIVIFCYLAVAISGFWAFGNTVDDDVLLSLEKPAWVIAVANLMVFFHVIGSYQVFSMPVFDVIESFLVNNLTFKPGRQLRLIARSAYVLTAGFIAMCIPFFGGLLGLFGGLVFSSTSYYMPCIMWIVTQKPKKFSKHWWASWFSIVVGVLLAIFSPIGGAREIIVQAKSYKMFS; from the exons ATGACCAACCCACATCACTCAAGAAGTGCTCAAGCT GGAAGCAGCCCGGAGTTTATTAATCCGCTAGGAAGCAGCCCG GAAAACACTACGAATGCAACTGGAGCAGGGGCTGAAACTAGAAGTGCCCAAGAGCAATTTGACATAAATAACTGGCTGCCCATCACAGCTAAAAGGAATGCAAAATGGTGGTACTCAGCTTTCCACAATGTCACGGCTGTTGTTGGTGCAGGAATACTGGGCTTACCATATGCATTATCAGGACTTGGCtg GGGCCCTGGAATTGCAGCCATAATCTTGTCCTGGGTGATCACTTTCTACTCATTCTGGCAACTGATAAGACTGCATGAAATAGTTCCCGGACAGCGTTTTGATCGATACCCAGAACTAGGGCAgcattgttttgggccaaaactAGGGTACTGGATTATTATGCCGCAGCAGGTGACCGTGCAAGTGGCTTCATCCATTGTGTATACAGTCACTGGTGGCAAGTCATTGAAAAAATTCTTCGAACTTGTTATTCCAAGCATAGGTGATATTAAACAAACATATTTCATCCTCTTCTTCACAATTTTGCAATTAGGGATCTCCCAATCtcccaatttcaattctttGAAGGGAATTTCTCTTCTCGCGGCATTCATGTCTTTCGG TTATGCTATGATAGCGTTTGTGACATCGACAATAATGGGTGTGGATCACCACGAGCATGTTGATCATTCATTTCGATCTCATTCGACACCAGGCAGAGTATTTGATATGTTGAGTGGATTTGGAACAATAGCGTTTGCTTTTGCAGGACACAGCGTGGCTTTAGAGATTCAAGCCACAATCCCTTCAACTCCAGAGAAACCCTCACGAATTGCCATGTGGAGAGGTGTCGTCGTCGCTTACAGCATCGTAATATTTTGCTATCTTGCAGTTGCAATCTCTGGCTTTTGGGCTTTTGGCAATACTGTAGACGATGATGTTCTCCTCTCACTCGAAAAACCTGCTTGGGTCATCGCAGTTGCCAACCTTATGGTGTTTTTCCATGTTATAGGAAGCTATCAG GTATTTTCAATGCCTGTGTTTGATGTGATCGAGTCGTTTTTAGTAAATAATTTAACATTCAAACCAGGACGACAATTGCGCCTCATTGCTCGCAGTGCGTACGTAC TCACAGCAGGATTCATTGCAATGTGCATTCCATTTTTTGGAGGATTGTTAGGGTTATTTGGAGGCTTAGTGTTCTCCTCGACATCATATTAT ATGCCTTGCATTATGTGGATTGTcacacaaaaaccaaaaaaatttagcaAACATTGGTGGGCATCGTGG TTTTCGATCGTTGTAGGCGTCCTGCTGGCCATTTTTTCACCCATAGGAGGAGCACGTGAGATTATTGTACAAGCCAAAAGTTACAAAATGTTTTCTTAG
- the LOC137717239 gene encoding probable serine/threonine-protein kinase At1g09600, with translation MGCLCSKATSEEGKVEQSETVERPLKDYSVQLIAPTPSLRDDFVTEVGGGGDGAEVSVRRSSRTASKANVGNNGSENEDHQRGATLGLGASGRQTVMSRIVSMPHGAQGEQTAAGWPSWLTSVAGDAIKGWVPRRADSFEKLDKIGQGTYSSVYKARDLETGKIVALKKVRFVNMDPESVRFMAREIYILRRLDHPNVMKLEGLVTSRMSCSLYLVFEYMEHDLAGLAATRGIKFTEPQIKCYMQQLLRGLEYCHSRGVLHRDIKGSNLLLDNNGALKIGDFGLATFYEPDQNQALTSRVVTLWYRAPELLLGSTEYGVSIDLWSTGCILAEMYAGKPIMPGRTEVEQMHKIFKLCGSPSEEFWKKTKLPLATSFKPQQPYKRRIADTFKDVPPSALELIEKLLAIEPETRGSAASALSSEFFSTHPLPCDPSDLPKYRPSKEFDAKLRDEEKRRKADAIKGRGPESVRRGSRDTKAPSPEFNAQGEGQRNRKTTGHKYMSQRDTVSGFAMEPHGGARSNGYSHCSTMVHPSAVGSSLNKTAGSTNRPELRSQRSHMPQAAADLLSSSSKKKETVAGKESRTGYVPKNRIHCSGPLVPPGGNLEDMLKEHERQIQQAVRKARAR, from the exons ATGGGCTGTCTTTGCTCGAAAGCAACATCGGAAGAGGGAAAGGTGGAGCAATCTGAGACAGTAGAACGCCCGTTGAAGGATTATTCGGTTCAGTTGATTGCTCCTACTCCCTCATTGAGAGATGACTTTGTCACAGAagtaggtggtggtggtgatggggcTGAGGTATCAGTGCGCAGGTCATCAAGAACAGCCTCAAAAGCAAATGTGGGGAACAATGGTAGTGAGAATGAAGACCATCAAAGAGGGGCAACACTGGGTTTAGGAGCAAGTGGAAGGCAAACGGTGATGTCCAGGATAGTGAGCATGCCGCATGGGGCACAAGGAGAACAAACTGCCGCTGGATGGCCATCATGGCTAACTTCTGTTGCTGGAGATGCCATCAAAGGGTGGGTGCCTCGACGGGCAGACTCCTTTGAAAAGTTAGACAAA ATTGGACAAGGAACTTATAGCAGTGTATACAAGGCTCGCGACCTGGAAACTGGTAAAATCGTTGCATTGAAGAAAGTACGATTCGTAAATATGGACCCAGAAAGTGTTCGTTTTATGGCAAGAGAAATCTATATATTACGTAGACTTGATCACCCAAATGTTATGAAGCTCGAGGGTCTAGTCACTTCAAGAATGTCATGCAGCTTATACCTTGTCTTCGAGTATATGGAGCATGACCTTGCTGGTCTAGCGGCAACACGTGGCATCAAGTTTACTGAACCGCAG ATAAAATGTTATATGCAACAACTGCTTCGCGGACTTGAATACTGTCATAGTCGAGGTGTACTGCACCGAGATATCAAGGGTTCAAATCTTTTACTTGACAATAATGGAGCTCTCAAGATCGGCGACTTTGGTCTGGCGACCTTTTATGAGCCTGACCAAAACCAGGCATTAACTAGTCGTGTTGTGACTCTGTGGTATAGGGCACCTGAACTTTTACTTGGTTCTACTGAGTATGGAGTTTCTATAGATCTATGGAGCACTGGCTGTATCCTTGCGGAAATGTATGCTGGAAAGCCTATCATGCCCGGCAGAACGGAG GTGGAACAAATGCATAAAATTTTTAAGCTTTGTGGTTCGCCATCTGAGGAATTCTGGAAGAAAACAAAGTTACCCCTTGCAACTAGTTTCaaacctcaacaaccttacaAGCGTCGTATTGCTGATACTTTCAAAGACGTCCCTCCTTCAGCTTTGGAGCTTATTGAAAAACTCCTTGCAATAGAACCAGAGACTCGGGGATCGGCTGCTTCCGCGCTTAGTAGTGAG TTCTTCAGTACACATCCTCTACCTTGTGATCCCTCAGATCTGCCAAAATATCGTCCGAGCAAAGAGTTTGATGCAAAGCTTCGGGATGAGGAAAAACG GCGAAAAGCCGATGCAATTAAGGGGCGTGGTCCTGAATCTGTTAGAAGGGGTTCAAGAGATACCAAGGCACCATCGCCAGAATTTAATGCCCAGGGAGAG GGACAGAGAAACCGGAAAACCACAGGTCACAAGTACATGTCACAGCGAGATACTGTCTCCGGCTTTGCAATGGAACCACATGGAGGAGCTAGGTCAAATGGGTATTCTCATTGTAGTACAATGGTACACCCTAGCGCAGTAGGATCGTCATTGAATAAGACAGCAGGTTCTACAAATAGGCCAGAGCTAAGGTCACAGAGATCTCATATGCCTCAAGCTGCAGCAGACTTATTAAGTTCTTCgagtaagaaaaaagaaactgtGGCTGGCAAAGAATCCAGAACA GGCTACGTACCTAAGAACAGAATCCATTGCTCTGGACCATTGGTGCCTCCGGGGGGAAATCTTGAGGACATGCTCAAAGAGCACGAAAGACAAATCCAGCAGGCTGTACGTAAAGCACGAGCACGTTGA
- the LOC137717240 gene encoding uncharacterized protein: protein MDLWSVQAKNIGRSPFLLRNSFSEKPISWNFVHVRPSWVGVEDGKDFEIGVLNLKRRISSNGFRSSVVRAMGKKNNHGNSSNSSSSSGNDDRSIPEGDSEQENDSSENFNDTSSQKNCQIKSDWREVRARLYTMEQEEKAEPDAQNQGGEPHQSKPLGLKWAHPISVPETGCVLVATEKLDGVRAFERTVVLLLRSGSRHPEEGPFGVVINRPLHKKIRHMKPTNLDLATTFSDCSLHFGGPLEASMFLLKSGGKSNLPGFEEVIPGLCFGARNSLDEAAALVKKGVLKPQDFRFFVGYAGWQLDQLAEEIESDYWYVAACSSNLIFEASSESSEESLWEEILQEMGGRYSELSRKPRQDM, encoded by the exons ATGGATCTGTGGTCCGTGCAGGCGAAGAACATCGGCAGAAGCCCTTTTCTACTCAGAAACTCGTTTTCTGAGAAACCCATTTCGTGGAATTTTGTACATGTGCGGCCTTCCTGGGTTGGCGTTGAAGACGGGAAGGATTTCGAGATTGGGGTCTTGAATTTGAAGCGCAGGATTTCGTCTAATGGGTTTCGTTCTTCGGTTGTCAGAGCCATGGGGAAGAAGAACAATCATGGCAATTCATCAAACTCTTCGTCTTCGTCAG GAAATGATGACCGATCTATTCCAGAAGGTGATAGTGAACAAGAAAACGATTCTTCTGAAAACTTCAATGACACTTCATCCCAGAAAAATTGTCAGATAAAGTCGGACTGGAGAGAGGTCAGAGCAAGGCTATATACTATGGAGCAG GAAGAAAAGGCTGAGCCTGATGCTCAGAACCAAGGTGGGGAACCCCACCAGTCAAAACCTCTAGGCCTGAAGTGGGCTCATCCTATTTCCGTTCCAGAGACAGGCTGTGTCCTCGTTGCCACAGAAAAGCTTGACGGGGTTCGCGCCTTTGAAAGAACTGTTGTTCTCCTCCTCAGATCAGGAAGCAGACATCCAGAAGAGGGACCATTTGGAGTTGTCATCAACAGGCCACTCCATAAAAAGATTAGACACATGAAGCCCACAAATCTTGATCTTGCAACCACATTTTCTGATTGTTCGTTGCATTTTGGTGGGCCTCTTGAGGCAAGCATGTTTTTGTTAAAAAGCGGGGGCAAGTCAAACCTTCCTGGGTTTGAAGAGGTGATCCCTGGGCTTTGTTTTGGTGCTCGTAACAGCCTGGATGAAGCTGCAGCGCTAGTAAAGAAGGGTGTTCTTAAGCCTCAGGATTTTAGATTCTTTGTCGGCTATGCTGGGTGGCAGCTGGATCAGTTGGCAGAGGAGATTGAATCGGATTATTGGTATGTAGCTGCCTGCAgctcaaatttgatttttgaggCTTCATCGGAGTCCTCAGAAGAAAGTTTGTGGGAAGAAATTTTGCAGGAAATGGGTGGCCGGTATTCTGAATTGAGTCGAAAGCCGAGGCAGGATATGTAG
- the LOC137717241 gene encoding lysine histidine transporter-like 5 isoform X2, with product MTNPHHSRSAQAENTTNATGAGAETRSAQEQFDINNWLPITAKRNAKWWYSAFHNVTAVVGAGILGLPYALSGLGWGPGIAAIILSWVITFYSFWQLIRLHEIVPGQRFDRYPELGQHCFGPKLGYWIIMPQQVTVQVASSIVYTVTGGKSLKKFFELVIPSIGDIKQTYFILFFTILQLGISQSPNFNSLKGISLLAAFMSFGYAMIAFVTSTIMGVDHHEHVDHSFRSHSTPGRVFDMLSGFGTIAFAFAGHSVALEIQATIPSTPEKPSRIAMWRGVVVAYSIVIFCYLAVAISGFWAFGNTVDDDVLLSLEKPAWVIAVANLMVFFHVIGSYQVFSMPVFDVIESFLVNNLTFKPGRQLRLIARSAYVLTAGFIAMCIPFFGGLLGLFGGLVFSSTSYYMPCIMWIVTQKPKKFSKHWWASWFSIVVGVLLAIFSPIGGAREIIVQAKSYKMFS from the exons ATGACCAACCCACATCACTCAAGAAGTGCTCAAGCT GAAAACACTACGAATGCAACTGGAGCAGGGGCTGAAACTAGAAGTGCCCAAGAGCAATTTGACATAAATAACTGGCTGCCCATCACAGCTAAAAGGAATGCAAAATGGTGGTACTCAGCTTTCCACAATGTCACGGCTGTTGTTGGTGCAGGAATACTGGGCTTACCATATGCATTATCAGGACTTGGCtg GGGCCCTGGAATTGCAGCCATAATCTTGTCCTGGGTGATCACTTTCTACTCATTCTGGCAACTGATAAGACTGCATGAAATAGTTCCCGGACAGCGTTTTGATCGATACCCAGAACTAGGGCAgcattgttttgggccaaaactAGGGTACTGGATTATTATGCCGCAGCAGGTGACCGTGCAAGTGGCTTCATCCATTGTGTATACAGTCACTGGTGGCAAGTCATTGAAAAAATTCTTCGAACTTGTTATTCCAAGCATAGGTGATATTAAACAAACATATTTCATCCTCTTCTTCACAATTTTGCAATTAGGGATCTCCCAATCtcccaatttcaattctttGAAGGGAATTTCTCTTCTCGCGGCATTCATGTCTTTCGG TTATGCTATGATAGCGTTTGTGACATCGACAATAATGGGTGTGGATCACCACGAGCATGTTGATCATTCATTTCGATCTCATTCGACACCAGGCAGAGTATTTGATATGTTGAGTGGATTTGGAACAATAGCGTTTGCTTTTGCAGGACACAGCGTGGCTTTAGAGATTCAAGCCACAATCCCTTCAACTCCAGAGAAACCCTCACGAATTGCCATGTGGAGAGGTGTCGTCGTCGCTTACAGCATCGTAATATTTTGCTATCTTGCAGTTGCAATCTCTGGCTTTTGGGCTTTTGGCAATACTGTAGACGATGATGTTCTCCTCTCACTCGAAAAACCTGCTTGGGTCATCGCAGTTGCCAACCTTATGGTGTTTTTCCATGTTATAGGAAGCTATCAG GTATTTTCAATGCCTGTGTTTGATGTGATCGAGTCGTTTTTAGTAAATAATTTAACATTCAAACCAGGACGACAATTGCGCCTCATTGCTCGCAGTGCGTACGTAC TCACAGCAGGATTCATTGCAATGTGCATTCCATTTTTTGGAGGATTGTTAGGGTTATTTGGAGGCTTAGTGTTCTCCTCGACATCATATTAT ATGCCTTGCATTATGTGGATTGTcacacaaaaaccaaaaaaatttagcaAACATTGGTGGGCATCGTGG TTTTCGATCGTTGTAGGCGTCCTGCTGGCCATTTTTTCACCCATAGGAGGAGCACGTGAGATTATTGTACAAGCCAAAAGTTACAAAATGTTTTCTTAG